In Blastopirellula sediminis, the following proteins share a genomic window:
- a CDS encoding SLOG cluster 4 domain-containing protein → MSSSGRIPVIGVMGSGKKVHGDLAKELGAWIANAGYNLLTGGGDGEMKAVSESFFQTEDRPGRVIGIIPGDASGGSYSRRQHYPNPFVEIPIFTHLPQTGYAGMQMGSRNHINILSSDIVVALPGTKGTSAEVCLAIRYGRPVIALLGTRYKIPGLPSEVPVAKTVEEVADWIEGLERKPLPTSCRLKKVTPPSEILDPDF, encoded by the coding sequence ATGAGCAGCAGTGGTCGAATCCCGGTGATCGGGGTGATGGGGTCGGGAAAAAAAGTGCACGGCGATCTGGCCAAAGAGCTGGGCGCCTGGATTGCAAACGCCGGCTATAACTTGCTGACCGGCGGCGGCGACGGCGAAATGAAAGCGGTTAGCGAGTCGTTCTTTCAGACCGAAGATCGCCCGGGCCGCGTGATCGGCATTATTCCGGGGGACGCGTCGGGCGGTTCCTACTCGCGTCGACAGCACTATCCCAACCCGTTCGTCGAAATCCCGATCTTCACCCATCTGCCGCAAACCGGTTACGCCGGCATGCAGATGGGTAGCCGCAACCATATCAACATCCTCAGCTCGGACATCGTCGTCGCGCTTCCCGGCACCAAGGGAACCAGCGCCGAAGTCTGCCTGGCGATCCGCTACGGCCGCCCGGTCATCGCCCTGCTGGGAACTCGTTACAAGATTCCCGGTCTGCCGAGCGAAGTGCCGGTCGCGAAGACGGTGGAAGAAGTCGCCGACTGGATTGAAGGCCTGGAACGGAAGCCGCTGCCGACCAGCTGCCGCTTGAAGAAGGTGACGCCCCCGTCCGAGATCTTGGATCCCGACTTCTAG
- a CDS encoding DUF1570 domain-containing protein has translation MNFARSLSPVLITLALSVSALAEDTLTFRYNDAEVTKTGRVIANAESGVILETPDNMMWPILADDLIASKQDATEFAPLDKKQLTEKLLAELPPGFEVHETAHYLICFNTSKAYAYWCGSLYERLYRGFVNYWKQRGVNLVEPTQPMVAVIFDNKQNYAAYGKEELGDAAGSIIGYYSMHTNRVAMYDLTGVDAARAQGSSQRDIARINSILARPEAAYLVATIVHEATHQIAYNCGLQVRLADNPVWVSEGLAIYFETPDLSSSRGWRGIGEVNRIRLPQAKRLVQRPGGQLIASLLVDDDQFRKAETALDAYALAWALNYYLLKRYPDAYANYLKHLSERRPLHDPPREERLAEFQRFITSDLDAFEADFRKVIAGLR, from the coding sequence ATGAACTTCGCACGCTCCTTATCCCCCGTTCTAATCACATTGGCACTCAGCGTCTCGGCGCTGGCCGAAGACACGCTGACGTTTCGCTACAACGATGCGGAAGTGACGAAGACAGGACGCGTTATCGCCAACGCCGAAAGCGGCGTGATTCTCGAGACGCCCGACAACATGATGTGGCCGATTCTGGCCGACGATCTGATCGCGAGTAAACAAGATGCGACCGAATTCGCGCCGCTCGACAAGAAGCAACTGACCGAAAAGTTGCTGGCCGAATTGCCCCCCGGCTTCGAGGTGCATGAAACGGCTCACTACTTGATCTGCTTCAACACGTCGAAAGCGTACGCCTACTGGTGCGGCTCGCTGTACGAGCGACTCTATCGCGGCTTCGTTAATTATTGGAAGCAGCGGGGAGTGAACCTGGTCGAGCCGACGCAGCCAATGGTCGCGGTCATCTTCGACAACAAGCAGAACTACGCCGCCTACGGTAAAGAAGAACTGGGCGACGCGGCCGGTTCGATCATCGGCTACTACAGCATGCATACCAATCGCGTCGCGATGTATGACTTGACCGGCGTTGATGCAGCCCGCGCTCAAGGCTCCAGCCAACGCGACATCGCCCGCATCAACAGCATCCTCGCTCGTCCTGAGGCGGCTTACCTGGTCGCGACCATCGTTCACGAAGCGACCCATCAGATCGCCTACAACTGCGGGCTTCAGGTTCGTCTCGCCGACAATCCGGTCTGGGTGAGCGAAGGGCTCGCGATTTATTTTGAAACGCCTGACCTGTCGAGCTCGCGCGGGTGGCGTGGGATCGGCGAAGTGAACCGAATTCGTCTGCCGCAAGCGAAGCGACTCGTGCAGCGACCTGGCGGTCAGTTGATTGCGAGCCTGCTGGTCGATGACGATCAATTTCGCAAAGCGGAAACGGCCCTCGATGCGTATGCGCTTGCGTGGGCGCTCAACTATTACCTGCTGAAGCGGTATCCCGACGCCTACGCCAACTATCTGAAACATCTGTCGGAGCGGCGTCCGCTGCATGATCCGCCGCGCGAGGAGCGGCTCGCCGAGTTCCAGCGATTTATCACCAGCGATCTTGATGCATTCGAGGCGGATTTCCGCAAAGTTATCGCTGGTTTGCGCTAG
- a CDS encoding Gfo/Idh/MocA family protein, producing the protein AVVGGAAAVGSLNLPRNVHAAGSDMLKVALIGCGGRGSGAAKNATMGDENLKVTVLCDIFPDVLAQARERLGRALGDRLEVTDETCFSGFDGYKQVMETDVDVVLLCTPPHFRPAQLRAAIEAGKHVFCEKPVAVDAPGCRHVFETVEMARQKNLSIVSGLCWRYDPKVKATVEKIKEGSIGDIVAVHETYLTGTLWYRQPQPDWSEMENQVRNWLYYTWLSGDHTAEQHIHSLDKALWINDDAAPLSCEAVGGRLVRTDAKWGNVYDHFGMTFEFPNSVKTFAFCRQMAGCYNDVNDYILGSNGTASILGGTVTPKKGEAWKYDGPNANMYDEEHKALYAGIRSGNVINNGIYMTRSTMMAIMGRMAAYTGKKVTWDMAINSQEDMTPKTYEWGDVEIPTVALPGKTKFV; encoded by the coding sequence GGCCGTCGTCGGCGGCGCTGCCGCGGTCGGCAGCTTGAACCTCCCCCGCAACGTTCATGCGGCCGGTTCCGACATGCTGAAAGTTGCGTTGATCGGTTGCGGCGGTCGTGGTAGCGGCGCCGCCAAGAATGCGACGATGGGTGATGAGAATCTGAAGGTCACTGTGCTGTGCGATATCTTCCCGGACGTCTTGGCGCAAGCTCGCGAACGTCTCGGTCGCGCCCTGGGCGATCGTTTGGAAGTGACCGACGAAACCTGCTTCTCGGGCTTCGACGGCTACAAGCAAGTGATGGAAACCGACGTCGACGTCGTGTTGCTCTGCACGCCGCCTCACTTCCGTCCGGCTCAACTGCGTGCCGCGATCGAAGCCGGCAAGCACGTCTTCTGCGAAAAGCCGGTTGCGGTCGACGCTCCGGGCTGCCGCCACGTGTTTGAAACGGTCGAAATGGCTCGCCAAAAGAACCTGAGCATCGTGAGCGGCCTCTGCTGGCGCTACGATCCCAAGGTCAAAGCGACGGTCGAAAAGATCAAAGAAGGTTCGATCGGCGACATCGTCGCGGTTCACGAAACCTACCTGACCGGCACCCTCTGGTACCGTCAGCCGCAGCCGGATTGGTCCGAAATGGAAAACCAGGTTCGCAACTGGCTCTACTACACCTGGCTGTCGGGCGATCATACCGCCGAACAGCACATCCACAGCCTCGACAAGGCGCTCTGGATCAACGACGACGCCGCTCCGCTCAGCTGCGAAGCGGTCGGCGGCCGCTTGGTTCGCACCGACGCCAAGTGGGGTAACGTCTACGATCACTTCGGGATGACTTTCGAGTTCCCGAACAGCGTCAAGACGTTCGCCTTCTGCCGTCAGATGGCTGGCTGCTACAACGACGTCAACGACTACATCCTGGGCTCCAACGGTACGGCCAGCATCCTGGGCGGAACCGTCACGCCGAAGAAGGGAGAAGCCTGGAAGTACGACGGTCCGAACGCCAACATGTACGACGAAGAGCACAAGGCGCTCTACGCCGGCATCCGCTCGGGCAACGTCATCAACAACGGCATCTACATGACCCGCAGCACCATGATGGCGATCATGGGTCGTATGGCCGCCTACACCGGCAAGAAGGTCACCTGGGACATGGCGATTAACTCGCAGGAAGACATGACCCCGAAGACCTACGAATGGGGCGATGTCGAAATCCCGACCGTCGCTCTGCCGGGCAAGACGAAATTCGTCTAG
- a CDS encoding ABC transporter permease, with product MKLRLVAAVLFLIAAGLLAVGGDWLTLRLVGASALLALGAAAIALPIGTFLAIALGRLAIPGRWLAQGLLTLLLFEPLYLTCGAWRAAFGPHGWLQDQIGAAANPFLFDGWLGAIVLHGIAAIPWTFFFVRLQLAAGAPELEEDALLDTSTTSTLTNVTLRRAAPGVLMAALWIGVVAFSEMTVTSICNVRTYAEVLFTGITLGEAVDRTSLPVWPAVLVTFAMTVVATTLASQLAPANAASTPVRSPTFPMRPLARLFATAIVWLSVLLLAGLPIGAFVYKAGLIVNVADGHVDRYWSAAKVSELLVASMQKYAGLFQWTIAIGLASAAATLLISSSIAWIASRLRHGQSVVALIAGVLFGVPGPIIALSLIWLFNRREAPLLIYFYDRTILAPTIALVIISLPISLLLLWHIFRADAGDLDEAAQLEGLGPWRRLWRVGVMRRPAVLAAVFLLAFALATSDVTASYLVTPPGVDTLSRTIFEMLHYGAEDNVAALCLINLALSATMAVITIMLLKPAFRSAQS from the coding sequence GTGAAGCTTCGTCTCGTCGCCGCTGTACTATTTTTGATTGCCGCCGGCCTGCTTGCGGTCGGCGGCGACTGGTTGACGTTACGGTTGGTGGGCGCGTCAGCGTTATTGGCGCTCGGCGCCGCGGCGATTGCGTTGCCGATCGGTACGTTTCTCGCGATCGCATTGGGTCGACTAGCGATTCCTGGTCGTTGGCTCGCTCAGGGTTTGCTGACGCTCCTCTTGTTTGAGCCGCTCTATCTTACTTGCGGCGCGTGGCGAGCTGCGTTTGGTCCGCATGGTTGGCTACAAGATCAAATCGGCGCCGCGGCCAATCCCTTTCTGTTCGATGGCTGGCTCGGCGCGATCGTGCTGCATGGCATCGCCGCAATTCCTTGGACCTTCTTCTTCGTAAGGTTGCAGTTGGCGGCCGGTGCGCCGGAACTCGAAGAAGACGCACTGCTCGACACCTCTACCACTTCGACGCTGACGAACGTCACGCTCCGCCGCGCAGCGCCTGGCGTGTTGATGGCGGCGCTTTGGATTGGCGTCGTCGCGTTCAGCGAGATGACCGTCACCAGCATCTGCAATGTGCGAACCTACGCCGAGGTCCTCTTTACCGGGATCACGCTCGGCGAAGCGGTCGATCGAACGTCGCTGCCGGTCTGGCCGGCGGTCCTGGTCACTTTCGCAATGACCGTCGTCGCCACGACGCTCGCTTCGCAGCTTGCGCCGGCAAACGCCGCCAGTACGCCGGTTCGTTCGCCGACGTTTCCCATGCGGCCACTCGCTCGCCTCTTTGCGACGGCAATCGTCTGGCTGTCGGTCTTGCTGCTGGCCGGACTGCCGATCGGCGCTTTTGTTTACAAAGCGGGACTGATCGTCAACGTCGCCGATGGGCACGTCGATCGTTACTGGTCAGCAGCGAAAGTGAGCGAGTTGCTTGTCGCTTCGATGCAAAAGTACGCTGGCCTCTTTCAATGGACGATCGCGATAGGACTTGCCAGCGCCGCAGCAACGCTTTTGATCAGCTCGAGCATCGCTTGGATAGCATCACGACTCCGGCATGGCCAGAGCGTCGTCGCACTCATCGCCGGCGTTCTGTTTGGCGTTCCCGGTCCAATTATCGCGCTTTCGCTGATCTGGCTCTTTAATCGCCGCGAGGCGCCGTTGCTGATTTACTTTTACGATCGCACGATCCTGGCGCCAACGATTGCGCTGGTGATCATCAGCCTGCCGATCAGCCTCTTGTTGCTGTGGCATATCTTTCGCGCCGACGCCGGCGACCTGGACGAAGCGGCGCAGCTGGAAGGCCTGGGGCCTTGGCGGCGTCTGTGGAGAGTCGGCGTCATGCGCCGCCCGGCGGTTTTGGCGGCCGTCTTTCTATTGGCGTTCGCCTTGGCGACCAGCGACGTGACCGCTTCCTATCTGGTTACCCCGCCGGGAGTCGATACCCTCTCGCGCACGATCTTTGAAATGCTCCACTACGGCGCCGAGGACAACGTCGCCGCCCTTTGTCTGATCAATCTGGCCCTTTCGGCGACGATGGCGGTGATAACGATTATGCTGCTCAAACCTGCGTTTCGCTCGGCTCAGTCGTAA